The region AAAAATCACTGGGAGAGGCGCCGTAAACCCAAACGACGAAAAGGAGACCCCATGAATGTCACATTGACCAGCGCCGGCCTGTCGCCGGAGGAAGTGTCGAAGCAACTCCAAGAGGGACGTTTCGAGGACACAGTCCCCCTGGAGCCGGTCGGAGAGGGAATCCCCGGAGGCTCGGCCCAAGTGGCGGAGATTCCCCTCACCGATCGTCCGGGACAAAGCGGTTATCTGCTGCTGAACCAGGGCATCGGATCCTCGAGTCGGACCGGCTCCGCTCCGCATCCCACACTGTCCGTCTCTCTCTTCACGTGCCGGTACACGGATTGCGATCAGGCCGGCGAACTGGCCGCGACCCTGCTCGGCGGGGCCGCGGGCGCGAGACCGATCGCACTCCCCGAAGGGGCCTCCGTCTCGGACGTCCGTTACGGCGATGCGAACGACGACGGCCTGACGGACGTCTTAGTATTGCTCTCAACGGGCGGCGGGATCCTCTTCGAGCAAAGCGCGGGCGAGCGCGTGGGGCCTCCGCCGCCGAGACCCAGGGGACCCCGGCCTGCAACGGCAGGCACGTCGGCTGCCGGCGGCCGCGTGGGGATCCATCTCCTTTTCCGCATCCTGGAATCCCTGCGGGGAAATCCCTGACGGACAGAACGCCGCATCCTTGTGAATACGGGGAAACCCGCCGCCACGCAACTTTGGGATTTTCCGGCCGATAACCTAAATCGCCAGGGGGGGCGAAAAAGGAAGGAAAAGACCATGACGTTGCCTACTTATCTGACCTTTCAATCCCTCATGTCGGGTCAATCGGCCCTGATCTCGGCGACCGTCGCGTCGTCGGCCTCACCGGCCGCTCCCACGGACATGGTGCTTTCAGGCTCCCGAGCCGTGGTCGACTGGGACGAGGAGCCCACGAATCCGATGATCGACGTCTCCGCCTTCCACGAGCCGACGATCGTCGACGACGGTCCGATTCCAGCCCACGTGGGCCTGCAACTCATCGAGTATGGAATCGCCGCCGAGGACGTCGACCGCCTTTGCGCCTGGATGCACGGCAAGAGGCTCCGCCTGAACTTCATGACCAAGGGGATCGAATACCTCGCCCAAATGCGCCGCGAGGAGCGGATGGACGAGGAAGTCACCCAAGTCCTGCCGGCCGCCGCCCGCCGGCGCGTCTAGCGCCGCGAAAAAGGCCTCAAACAGAATTCTGGAAACTTTTCCGCGGCTTAAGCGAAAAGGCCGTCCGTGCAGTTGGCGCCTTACTTGACGGCCGTCTCCCAGCTCTACGGGCTCACGTCCCGCATGACCGACGCGCTGCCGGCCGCGACGTTCTTCAGCGCCGTCAACGGCTTCTACGACGCCCTGGACCCCGCGCTCATCCCCGGCTTTCCGGAGGTCGAGCGAGACCGGGTCCGCGACCTCATCGTCCAAATCCAGAGACTGAGCGCCCCGGAGACCGTCTCGATGATCTGCGCCCAATCCTTCGTGCGCGACATGCGCAAGCTGGGGCTGATCCCCTCCCGCGACCAACAGGAAAACGAAGAGACCGCCCGCGAGCTGCTCCGGCAATTCCTCGAATCCTCGGAACCCTCCCCCGAGAATGCCGCGGCGCGCGCCGCCGGGGGCGGTATCCGGCTCCACTCCCGAACGCAGCATCACCGCCGGACGATCCGGGGCGATTTCGTCGACGACCTGGTCATCGGCGCCCTTCAAATGGACGGCGTGTTCCACATCGGCCATCCGTCTCAGGTGCCCGACCTGTCGCCGGCCGTCGACGAGCTGAGGAAAACCCGGCGCTTCAGCGACGTTCAGACCGGGCGTCGGACCCTGCCCGAGGCACACGACGCCGAGTTTGAACCCGCGCCTCTCCCGCCGGCCCCCGTCATCGCCGTCGAAGGGCCTCCGCCCTCGTCTTCCCCGGAACCTGAGGAGGACAAAGTCGCGGCGCTCCGCGCCGCGTTCGAAGACGAGCGCGGCCGTCTCCTCCGGGAAGCGGAGTCGGCGAGGCAATCCGCCGTCGAAGAGGCCCACGCGAGGGTCTGGCAATCCATCACCGAGGGCGACTTCCCCCTGACCGAACCCAACGGGGGTCTTCTGCTCGTCAAGGGCGGGCTGTATCTGGCCTATGCCCAGGAGATGTATGACGTCGTCGTCGGGTCCCAGTACAAGCTGATGAAGAGGATCGGCGAGGGGGGCTCCAGCTTGGTCTACGTGGCCGAGGAGATCGGCACCGAGCGCAAGGTCGCCGTCAAGATCCTCAAGGAAGGACAGGAAGACCGCGAGCGCATCCACGAGGCGCACCGGAACGAGCTGAGACTCCAGCCGATCCTCAAGACCGACCATTTTGTGCACGCCTACACGCACGGCCTCACGGCGGGCGACAGCCCGTACATCGTCATGGAGCTCATGGAGGGGGGATCGCTCGCCGATTTCATCGGAGAGATGACCCTCGGGCGCCGGAAGCCCGCCCTGCGCGAACTGACCGGCATGCTGCTCCAGGCCGTCGCGTCGGTGGCCGAGGCCCAGAAGCGGGGCGTCTTGCACCGGGACATCAAGCCAGAGAATTTTTTCATCTCATCCGAGGGCAAGGTCAAGCTCGGTGACTTCGGCATCGCTCAGAAGACCTCGGACATGGTCCCCCGGCCTTCCGAGAACATCTTCGGAACGCCGGGCTACATCCCGCCGGAAATCTCGCGCCCGCAGGGCCCCACCAGCATCGACACCCCGCAAAACGACGTCTGGGCCCTGGGGGTCACCCTCTACGAGCTCTTGACGGGCGTCTTTCCCTTCGAGGCGGCGACGAGCACGGGCATCATGATCAACAGCCTTTCCAAGGAACCGCCCCCGCCCAGCCAAGTCCGCCCCGACCTGGGCATCCCGCCCGCCCTCGACCGCATCATCGCGAAGGCCATGGCGAAAAATCCGAAGGATCGCCACCAGGACGCCTCAGATCTGCTCTACGAATTGCTGGTCTACGAGGCGGACGCCCTGGAAGAGGAGGCCTACGCCATTCTCCGCCGGAGCATGACGACCAACGCGGACCTGAACATTTATCAGGACGAATGGCGCGAAAAGATCCAGGACGCCCTGCGCGTGCTTCGCGCCGTCTACGACCGGTACCCGCACCCGAAGATCATCGAAAAGCGCATCCGCCTGAACTTCGACCTCTTCCGGTGGGCGGACCGGAGGGGCGACGTCGAACTCGCGCGGAGGACGGTGGAAAGCATCAACGCCCTGGCTCCGGGGAGCGAGATCGCCAACCAGGTCAACCGGCCGGTGCAGGTGAATTTCTATCCCGACGGCTTGGAGCGCCGGAAGGACCGGATCCGAGTGGAGATCGTGAAATACGCCTACCGGGCCGGCTTTATCGACTTCGAGCAGTATTTTTCAAAACCCAAGGACGAATTTCCGTTCGGGGCGCTCCGGTTTCCGCGAGGCGCCGTCGTCGGGGCGAAATTCTCGGGACCGGGCCTCATTCCCGTCTACATCCCCCTCCCCGTCCGGGCCGGCTCCTACCAGATCCGCGTCCCTGTCTATCGCGTAGGCCAGGTCCCCCGAGGATGGATGATCCTGCCCGCCGGGCCCGTCGCGGCCAGGCAAATGCCGGGCTCCTTCGCGGAGCAGTTCGACAACTGGCGCGAGGTCACGGACGACTACGGTGTGGGACCCTTCGTGACCGAGGCCGACTGGGCCTTGCACCTGCAAGCGTTCGCGAGGACCCACGGGACCGAGGCCGCACGGCGAAGGATCCCGAGAAACTGGGAAGTCGACAAGGACCTGACGAGCTTCCGTTACACCAACGGCCAGCCCATCATCGAAATGGCCCCCGTCACCTACATCCTGCACGAACACGCCCGCGAATATCTGGATCAGTTGACCCTCGCCCTCAAGACGGATGAAAGCGCCTGGTCGGACATTACCTTTCCGCCCATGAACGTCTGGAAGAGATTCCTCCGAGGCAACGACGCCCGCATGTGGCCATGGGGCGACGCCCTGCCGGCCCCGGGGATCGCAGGCTTCCGGTTTCCCGACCCGCGCTTCGCCCGCTCGCTCACGGCCCTGCCCATCAACGAGAAAAACATCCGGGATATCTCCCCCTTCTCCGTCCCTTCGACGCCGGGGGATGCCGAGTCGATCACGATCTCGCACGTCGCGGGCAACGTGCAGCACATTTTGGAATTAAGCGATCCCAAGGAGCGCGAGCTGATCGCCGGGGTCTTTCAGATGACGACGGAGACGCTGGCCAAACACTTCATCGTCGCCGGATCCTCCTACCGGTCTTCGGCGCCGACCAATCCGGATATCCTGGAACCGTTCCCTCTCGACTCCGTCGGCCCTTGGGGCATACGGCCGGTGGTCCGCCTCAGACACGCGGCCGCCACGCCTTCGATTGTTTCCCTCTCCAGCAACTCCTGACCGTTTTGACGCACTGAGTTAACGCACCGCACTAAAATCTGTTTAAGATTAATCGCGTCATGTGTGTTCTTTTCTGGACAATTTTTCGTCTCCCGTGTTTTACACGGACACAACTTTTTCAAGAAAACGTCGAAGAGGCGCCCATGAGGGGATGCTCACGCTAGCGAATCAAGAGTCGGAGGGGCGATGGATCAAGCTCTGAATCAAGCTCTGGGGGTCCTCAGGAACTGGACCACGGCCGCCGGTGAGGTCAGGACCCTCGGAGGCTTCAACGACTTCCTCGAATCCGCGAGAAGCATCGTCAGAAGCGCCAACGGCCAACTCCCCCTCAACGACCGTCTCATCCAAGACCGCGAGGCCTACGCTCAGCTTCTGGCCGGCCTCCACGATTCGCCGGCGACCCTCGTCGCCGTGGCCGCCGCCCTTCCCGAAGACGTCGTCATCCGCCTGAGCCAGGACGTCACCCGGCACAGCTCCTACCCGCCCCCGGCTTTTAATGGAACCACCGCGATCTCCGAGGCGGCGCGGAACGCGCGCACGATGGCGGGGTACGTGTGGGGACGAGCGGCCACGATCCTCCGCGTGGCGCGAGACGGCAAGTATTCCGACAACGTCATCGACCACTACCGTTACGACCCGGAAAGGATCCGTGGACGCTTTCACGCCCACAAGGCGGCCGATCGCCTCTTGACCTCCTCGGAAGGGGAAGAGGTCTTTGAAAGGATGCACCGGGAGGATCTGGCCCGGGTGGCGGAACACGGCGAAACCCAGCTGGGCATCGGCCCGGCCTCCCTGCGCTCCCAGTTCGACGCGATCCACGCGGAGGTCCTGCCGTTCGCCGAGAAGTCCCAGGCCCTCTGGAACGACATGGTCATCAAGTACCGCGAAGCGGTTCATCCGGACTTCGGAAAGGTCTCGGCGGCGTTCTGGAAGCGCGATCAGGCCATACGGAATCACGCGGGTCTGAAGGACCGGAACATCGGCCCGTGGGAATTCGACCTCCTTCAGATGTCCCTTCAGAATCCCGGGGACCAAAGGGACTACTACTTCGCGACCTGGGCCTACGTGCAGGATCGACTCACGCGCGAGAGTGATGCGATCGAGGGGAACGCCACCCTCGTGGACCGGGAGTCGCGCCTTTCCGGCCTCCGCCGGTTCCGTCTCGACGCCGAACGCGCCTACATGGCACTGGCCCGCGGGGAGGGAACGGACGACGACCGTTTCGTGGTCGCCAGCGCGGAAGCCAAGTACCTCCCCTTCTTTGCGGTTGGACTGGGCGGACTCGATCTGACCGGGATTTCTCCCCTGCAAGAGGCGGCGCAGGAGGCCAGACAGGCCTACATCCTCGAAGACAAGCGCGTGAACGTGGAGCTCGCCCGCGCCGAATACGAGCTCTTCAAGGGGCGTGAGGACGCCAACCTGGAGATCGACCTCCGCGAATTCAAGTGGCAAGCCCTTCGCTACAATCAAATGATCGACCTCCTGGTTCAGGCCGGCAACGCCTCAAGGACCAAGATCGGCAAGCTCAGGTCCCTCGTCCAGACCTACGAGGAACTTGCGGAGGATTACGTCAAGGTCGCCCGCGGCATGATGAATGAAGACCCCGGCCAGAGGGAACACAACCGGAACGGGGCATACCGCGACCTCTTCATCATCCTTTGGGAGCTTCACCGGGAGACCAAGAAAGCCCTTCAAAAGGCCGAAGTCCCCCGGGCGGACCGTTTCGAGCTCTTGAGCTTCGCCTACAAGATGCAGCAGCTCTTCATCGCGCGCGGGGCCCAGGGGGTGCACGGCGTCGAGCCCCTGGTCGAGGTGACCTTGGGCCTCAAGGACGCCCTGGACCGGCAAGAAAACGGCGCCTACCTCCTTCCCAAACTTTACGATATCGCCGGCCGCGACTGGGGCATCAACATCCTGTCGCATTACGCCCGCCAAGTTCACGTCACGGGCGCGGAAAGACTCTTCGGATATTTCGGCCAAGGGCTTCGTCCCGAGTCCTACCTGGTCGAAGGCGGATTGGACGTTTTCCCCATGGAGGCCCAGGAGATTCCCAACGATCAATTCTCGCGCCGCGGGGCCCTCCTGGACGCCACCCACGTCGGCCAGCTCGAATTCCCCCAGGCGGAGGGCATCGCCTGGCTCTTTGGCCTCCCTCACACGGCGATTCTGGCGCAGAAGGGGGTCAGCATGTTCCCCATCGCCGGTCCTTTCTTGGGCGGCATCGACGTGGACGGTTACCACCACCTCGGCTCGGGGGCCTACATTCAGAGAACGAAGGACCCCAAGAGGCGGCAGTCCGAAAACTTCACCCTCTTGGCCCACCTGGGCATGGGGAACTTCCTCAACATCTACGGCGGCGGCACGCGGGACATCGCGAATCCCCTGCCCTCGCCCTATGCCAATCTGAGAAAGAACAAGTGGGCCGTCATGCTCCCCGGCTATCACCCGACCCGCTACAGCACCGGACAGCCCGTCAAGGTGGCGCAAGAGGCCGGAAGGCCCATCATTCCGGTCGCCCACAATCTGGACCGGATCTATCCGGAACCTTCCATGCCCATGCCTCCCGAGGTCCAGTTGCCAAACGGCAGGGACTTCGGGGCGGCCTTGAAGGGCCGATTCGGGGCCCTCGGCAAGAAAATCTCTGACCTGGCGCACTACCCCGGAAAGCTGTCCGGCTTCGTGAACGAAAACACGATGTTCCCATACATGAGGCCCGGCCAGGACATTGCGAGCGTCGCCTATGGGGACCCGATCTTTCCGGAATCCCTGATCCAAGAATCCGACCTGGACGCGATGGGCTACGGGCCGCAACTCCAAGAATGGAGCGGCCTCTCTCGGAAGGAAAGGGACCAGAAGGTGAAATGGCTCCTCCTCCAGCTGAACTTTGCGATCGTCCGCTTCGGCGAAATGCGGGCCGGCTACATGGCCACGGCCGGCATCTACGGAGGGTAAAAAACCCCAAAAATACGTGGCATTAGCCACGCAACTTTTTGAGATTCTCGTCGAACAAGGGACGATATGAGTCTCCTCTTGCCCTTGTCGCCCCATCTGACGCTGCCGCTATGCTCCGCGGTCGACCTGCAGAGGGCCTTGTTCCAAGCCTCGACTTTTTCCGACATCGCCGCGGTCCATGGCGCCTTGGAGGGCGTCGCCAACGCGATCCAGCCCCACCGGTCGGCCTTGGAACATAGCGTCAGCTCCAAGGGCGTGACCTTCCGCCGTGAGATGCGCTACTTCGATCATCTGCTTTCCCGCGATTCCGAGGGCTCGCGACTCGCCCTCTCAGAGATCGCAATGCACCCCAAGGCCCTCGAACTCCTCCTGCATCAATCGCCGCAGACCGCCCGAAACCTCGCAGAGACGGCGGCCGGGATCGCAGTGGACGCCACCGGCATTCGCGAGGCGCATCTGAACTGGCTCCAGGTTCCCTTGAACGGACCTGGCGATTCACCGCTGACGGCCTGGGGACAGATCACCTATTGGCTTTCCAGCCTCGCCGCCCCGGCGAATTGGTTGTCCTGGACCTCCGCCGCCTCCATGGCCGTGGAATCCGCCTATTGGGCCGGCTCTGGACAGACGCCGACGACCGCCTTCGCCGCCTCATCCGCCCTCCTCGCCGGCGCCCTCTATGGAATGGCCCACCGAAAGAGCGCGAAGAACCGGCTCGTCGAGGCCGCCCGGCGCGCCCCTCTCGACTTCGAGTCCGCGCGCGGATTCTTGGAATCCTTCAACCGCCTCATCCCGGCGAACACGCCCTCCCTCGATGGGTCCGGCAACCCCGACGTGATCGAGAGCATCCGCAAGAGCTCGGCGCTCGGAGGGGTCCCGAATTTAAGCCTTCCCACGACCCTGCAGGTGATCGCGGACTTTTTAAATTTCGGCTCCGCCACGGTCCAGGGATTAGGCGCCCCCGGATCCTCCAAAGACCTTTACAACCGCCTGGCACAAGCGATCGGCTTCGGGACCCTCTCCCGCACGCGCTGGCAACCGACCGTCTTGAACGCCCACCGGATGGAACAGATCGCCGAATACCGGCGTCAGGGCAAGAAGGTCATCTTCGTCGGCAATCACCGCAGCCATCTGGACATCCTCCTAGCGGTGGCCCTCCTCCGCGATTTTGACATCCGCTTCGTGGCCAAGTCCGAACTCCTCAAGGTACCCGTTCTCGGAGACATCCTCCGCATGGCGGACCATTTTACGGTGGACCGGGAGCACGACGACCGGCGCCTCGAAAAGGTCTCGGCCTGGGGCGTCCGCACGTTCGAGAAGGGTCTTTGCCCCTTCTTCTTCATCGAGGGGACCCGCATGGACACGCCGCTCCGCCGCGAGGAGGTGGGGATCCGGCCTCCAGAGATCGGCGCCGCCCATCTCGCCGCCCAGTTCCCGAACGACGTGGTCATCGTCCCGGTGGTCTCGTACGGTTTCGGACGCCTTCTCCGCAAAGAGGAGAGCTTGGACGCGGTGCTGGAAGGCACGATGCGGCATCAGCCGACGGTCACGTCGATCCTCGAACCGATCGAGGTCTGGAACCTCCTGGATGCGGATCCCGCCTTGTCGAAGGACGAGGAGATCCGCCTCAACTCCCTCCTCTGGAACCGGATGTGGGCCGAACTCTCCCGCATCCAGGCCTACATGAATGACTTGTCCGCCAAGGCCGCCTGACCTAGACTGCCGCGATGCTCCTTCGGGCCCGTCGGGTGTTCCCCGTCTCTTCGCCGCCGATTGAGGACGGGGTGGTGGTAATTGAAAACGACCGCATCACATACGTCGGGGCGTATGGCCATACGCCCCTAAACGCCAAGACCGGGCATTGCGTAGATCTGGCTGATGACACCCTCCTCCCGGGATTCGTGAACACACATTGCCACCTGGAACATTCCGCCCTGAAAGGCCTCACGACGCCCCAGCGCCCCTTCACCGAATGGGTGAAGGAGGTGACAAGGGAGAACGCCTCGCTCACCAGGGGCGACGTGCGGTCCGGCGTCTCGCGGGGCATCGAGGCCCTGATCCGCGGCGGGACGACGACGCTCGCCGACCATTGCCATCCGGATACGGAACCCTTTGCGACTCCGTTCCGGCGCGTCCTATTTTGGGAGGTCTTGGGCGCCCACATGGGGCGCGCCCGTGAGTGTCTGGAAAAGGCCCGCCGGCGCGCCGCCGACGAGGGGGGATTCGTAACCCCTCATTCGCTCTATGCCGTCCACGAGGAGGTCTCGGAGCAAATTTTGGCGGAATCGCAGTCCCGTCAATCCCTCCACATTCTGGAATCGGCCGACGAGGACCGCTTCTTCCGGCGCCAGGACGGCCCCCTGGCCGTCTACGTACAGGAACGAGGCGGGGATCTGGATTTTCCCTTTTCCTCCCCCGTCCGGTGGCTCGAAGCCCATCACCGTCTGAATTCGGGATGCCTTCTCGTACACGGAAATCACCTCATCCCCTCGGAAATTGGCATCTTGCGGGGCTCCGGGGCCTCTGTTATCCATTGCCCCGGCAGCCACCGGTTTTTCGGACACAAGCGCTTCCCCCTGGAGGATTTGAAGGCCGCGGGAGTCCGTATGGCGCTGGGCACCGACGGCCTGGCCAGCAACGAGGACCTCTCCATGCTCCGGGAAATGCGTCTCTTGAAGGAGACCTATCCGCGTTTGACCGACGAAGAAGTGATCAACATGGCGACGATCGAAGGGGCCCGGGCCCTGGGGATGGAGAAGGAGATCGGTTCGATCGAGGTTGGAAAGAAGGCGGACCTCATTGCGGTTCGAGGGACCCCTCTGGAAGCGGAATCGGTCGTTTTTTCGATGGTGGATGGACGCGTATGTTTGAATCCCTGAAACAATTCATCTCCTTTCTCGAGGAACGAAAGCAGCT is a window of bacterium DNA encoding:
- a CDS encoding serine/threonine-protein kinase: MAPYLTAVSQLYGLTSRMTDALPAATFFSAVNGFYDALDPALIPGFPEVERDRVRDLIVQIQRLSAPETVSMICAQSFVRDMRKLGLIPSRDQQENEETARELLRQFLESSEPSPENAAARAAGGGIRLHSRTQHHRRTIRGDFVDDLVIGALQMDGVFHIGHPSQVPDLSPAVDELRKTRRFSDVQTGRRTLPEAHDAEFEPAPLPPAPVIAVEGPPPSSSPEPEEDKVAALRAAFEDERGRLLREAESARQSAVEEAHARVWQSITEGDFPLTEPNGGLLLVKGGLYLAYAQEMYDVVVGSQYKLMKRIGEGGSSLVYVAEEIGTERKVAVKILKEGQEDRERIHEAHRNELRLQPILKTDHFVHAYTHGLTAGDSPYIVMELMEGGSLADFIGEMTLGRRKPALRELTGMLLQAVASVAEAQKRGVLHRDIKPENFFISSEGKVKLGDFGIAQKTSDMVPRPSENIFGTPGYIPPEISRPQGPTSIDTPQNDVWALGVTLYELLTGVFPFEAATSTGIMINSLSKEPPPPSQVRPDLGIPPALDRIIAKAMAKNPKDRHQDASDLLYELLVYEADALEEEAYAILRRSMTTNADLNIYQDEWREKIQDALRVLRAVYDRYPHPKIIEKRIRLNFDLFRWADRRGDVELARRTVESINALAPGSEIANQVNRPVQVNFYPDGLERRKDRIRVEIVKYAYRAGFIDFEQYFSKPKDEFPFGALRFPRGAVVGAKFSGPGLIPVYIPLPVRAGSYQIRVPVYRVGQVPRGWMILPAGPVAARQMPGSFAEQFDNWREVTDDYGVGPFVTEADWALHLQAFARTHGTEAARRRIPRNWEVDKDLTSFRYTNGQPIIEMAPVTYILHEHAREYLDQLTLALKTDESAWSDITFPPMNVWKRFLRGNDARMWPWGDALPAPGIAGFRFPDPRFARSLTALPINEKNIRDISPFSVPSTPGDAESITISHVAGNVQHILELSDPKERELIAGVFQMTTETLAKHFIVAGSSYRSSAPTNPDILEPFPLDSVGPWGIRPVVRLRHAAATPSIVSLSSNS
- a CDS encoding lysophospholipid acyltransferase family protein; translated protein: MSLLLPLSPHLTLPLCSAVDLQRALFQASTFSDIAAVHGALEGVANAIQPHRSALEHSVSSKGVTFRREMRYFDHLLSRDSEGSRLALSEIAMHPKALELLLHQSPQTARNLAETAAGIAVDATGIREAHLNWLQVPLNGPGDSPLTAWGQITYWLSSLAAPANWLSWTSAASMAVESAYWAGSGQTPTTAFAASSALLAGALYGMAHRKSAKNRLVEAARRAPLDFESARGFLESFNRLIPANTPSLDGSGNPDVIESIRKSSALGGVPNLSLPTTLQVIADFLNFGSATVQGLGAPGSSKDLYNRLAQAIGFGTLSRTRWQPTVLNAHRMEQIAEYRRQGKKVIFVGNHRSHLDILLAVALLRDFDIRFVAKSELLKVPVLGDILRMADHFTVDREHDDRRLEKVSAWGVRTFEKGLCPFFFIEGTRMDTPLRREEVGIRPPEIGAAHLAAQFPNDVVIVPVVSYGFGRLLRKEESLDAVLEGTMRHQPTVTSILEPIEVWNLLDADPALSKDEEIRLNSLLWNRMWAELSRIQAYMNDLSAKAA
- a CDS encoding amidohydrolase family protein, whose protein sequence is MVIENDRITYVGAYGHTPLNAKTGHCVDLADDTLLPGFVNTHCHLEHSALKGLTTPQRPFTEWVKEVTRENASLTRGDVRSGVSRGIEALIRGGTTTLADHCHPDTEPFATPFRRVLFWEVLGAHMGRARECLEKARRRAADEGGFVTPHSLYAVHEEVSEQILAESQSRQSLHILESADEDRFFRRQDGPLAVYVQERGGDLDFPFSSPVRWLEAHHRLNSGCLLVHGNHLIPSEIGILRGSGASVIHCPGSHRFFGHKRFPLEDLKAAGVRMALGTDGLASNEDLSMLREMRLLKETYPRLTDEEVINMATIEGARALGMEKEIGSIEVGKKADLIAVRGTPLEAESVVFSMVDGRVCLNP